Proteins found in one Sorghum bicolor cultivar BTx623 chromosome 1, Sorghum_bicolor_NCBIv3, whole genome shotgun sequence genomic segment:
- the LOC8062864 gene encoding tobamovirus multiplication protein 3, protein MRGLLAVEAAGAAASASVLNGAVDWWRDVNESPLWQDRIFHALAVLYGFVSVVALIQLIRIECRVPEYGWTTQKVFHFLNFLVNGVRSVVFVLRRNVQLVEPEIIQHVLLDMPGLAFFTTYALLVLFWAEIYYQARAMSTDGLRPTFYWINTVVYAIQIILWLVLWWKPVRVMVILSKMFFAGVSLFAALGFVLYGGRLFLMLQRFPVESKGRRKKLQEVGYVTTICFSCFLIRCVMMCLNAFDKAADLDVLNHPILNFLYYLLVEIVPSALVLFILRKLPPKRGITQYHPIH, encoded by the exons ATGAGGGGGTTGCTGGCGGTGGAGGCCGCAGGCGCGGCGGCCTCGGCCTCGGTGCTCAACGGCGCTGTGGACTGGTGGCGTGACGTCAACGAGTCGCCGCTGTGGCAGGACCGCATCTTCCACGCGCTCgccgtgctctacggcttcgtGTCCGTCGTCGCGCTG ATCCAATTGATCAGAATCGAGTGCAGGGTGCCAGAGTATGGGTGGACAACGCAGAAGGTGTTCCATTTCCTAAACTTCCTCGTGAATGGAG TGAGGTCCGTCGTGTTCGTGCTGCGTCGAAATGTGCAGCTCGTGGAGCCTGAG ATAATACAACATGTGCTTCTCGATATGCCCGGGCTTGCGTTCTTCACGACATATGCACTTTTAGTGCTCTTCTGGGCAGAGATTTATTATCAG GCACGTGCAATGTCGACTGATGGGCTTAGACCAACTTTCTATTGGATCAATACCGTGGTCTATGCAATTCAG ATAATTCTATGGTTGGTTTTGTGGTGGAAACCAGTTCGAGTTATGgtcatcttgtcaaagatgttCTTTGCAG GTGTATCACTATTTGCAGCCCTCGGGTTTGTTCTCTATGGAGGAAG GTTATTCCTGATGTTGCAGCGTTTTCCTGTAGAATCGAAAGGAAGGCGAAAGAAATTGCAGGAG GTTGGCTATGTGACTACCATCTGCTTTTCTTGTTTCTTGATCAGATGCGTCATG ATGTGCCTTAATGCATTTGATAAAGCAGCAGATCTTGATGTCCTGAACCATCCAATCCTGAACTTCTTGTATTACCTG CTGGTTGAGATAGTGCCTTCGGCTTTGGTGCTCTTCATTCTACGGAAACTGCCTCCAAAGCGTGGGATCACACAATACCACCCAATCCATTAG
- the LOC8058811 gene encoding heavy metal-associated isoprenylated plant protein 30, with amino-acid sequence MLTPCFGTACSSHTCDMADVVSDLVLSFFCCCFYAPGDNHRGVGTHHHYSGGHGRDAAYHHHHRGAGNRSRSVSLQTVELKVRMCCDGCERVVRQALQNLRGVDRVDVNVPMEKVTVTGYVDRARVLQEVRRSGKKAEFWPSGGTSLWFTSPRSYFRDDSYRRDSYNYRRRGYSDGDRHGRMREPARGAGPVGNMFNDDDVDAACRIM; translated from the exons ATGCTCACCCCCTGTTTTGGTACTGCATGCTCCAGCCACACATGTGACATGGCGGACGTGGTCTCTGACCTGGTCCTGTCCTTCTTCTGCTGCTGCTTCTACGCTCCCGGCGACAACCACCGCGGCGTCGGCACGCACCACCACTACAGCGGCGGCCACGGCCGCGATGCGGCGTATCACCATCACCACCGCGGTGCCGGCAACCGGAGCAGGTCGGTGTCCCTGCAG ACGGTGGAGCTTAAGGTGAGGATGTGCTGCGATGGCTGCGAGAGAGTCGTACGACAAGCCCTCCAGAACCTCCGAG GAGTGGACAGAGTGGATGTGAACGTGCCAATGGAGAAGGTGACGGTGACGGGGTACGTGGACCGGGCGAGGGTGCTGCAGGAGGTGCGGCGGAGCGGGAAGAAGGCGGAGTTCTGGCCGAGCGGCGGCACGTCGCTGTGGTTCACGTCCCCCCGGAGCTACTTCCGCGACGACTCGTACCGCCGCGACAGCTACAACTACCGCCGGCGCGGGTACAGCGACGGCGACCGCCACGGCCGCATGCGCGAGCCCGCCCGCGGCGCCGGGCCCGTCGGCAACATGTtcaacgacgacgacgtcgacgCCGCCTGCCGGATCATGTGA
- the LOC8058812 gene encoding uncharacterized protein LOC8058812 isoform X1 yields MLPYSGDHQRSPPPPPPPRAVFSSSLSPSAAPFPAADPVGPGPGPVRDLPTAPSVYAAGGDWGAVSWMEPPASYMAPAATPPGYKGESTPYGIYSRNHFSNLLGLHSLRSESSNSVNDKQTGNCQESSEALTKDFGPSAFHQQQSAFVSKLLDNSGAEDTGPYPPRQDLNQYPFGSTYDKYITQLSSCSTDTQPHILSTRYVNSSEMANTTVPLMNDTIGESSFSFSSYMNPCRINLDYFDCVWNEQKGLGYQTTDKQHGKWSNPDDKATVGNYSLNSPGENHLNPEHLGNGRPMQGSSEMKHDLGSFSSKVSSSESGFVQPRECSSEFPEVNNTSVDSPCWKGTPASYQSSFGIMENNGAPPVVIGTVGYINPHQNQKLPELSSEYPWRFCEHHEASGSENDPFKAFKLPERCKISKDHKEVPPNDFRVLNDMTTHASYLPDKQHSTTHKCYDSEDSKNVIASSQQESSCPASKPKLLGEHGGSLTASINELMSKGVINPIAITPSPRVHTDHLRTGSPHGNIFSADVEKEESTHKRGEDPSQCYPGVEGNMLNVSSESSSSTRAIFLKLMHNLSVALLSTCKGGSSLQEGEEELLQSVIQNLTAASSKRSKVEQKIDDRLSNSSQMKLKNINCARNDFWRSMHGDSAQENADSELKATVSQVLTNHLEDKMLDNTEVSQVSIYRNLWIEAEASACKLKYELQHARLKLETAKGLNNTVKAPDSLEGSKGSISYMSSSKPQDHGKETITCTAAFQGQGGDTKQSPVVNRNIFNGVDADVFARFKVLQSRTDNVNSFSEIDCGEPQEASKRPYAVEDDVMVRLKVLKSRPDNITSLIQESNKHQLDASANSADNVDDAVMGRLRILESHPNSAVLLGQESSKQPLDTRTNREDGNGIDDAVMARLRILKSRPDNETSVGDANKEQQGTFSDQSNGDDLGVVCNGAISNTLSEKCSNFMHSDDLADRLGGKDSVGGLETFGDGGNCAREKNEIGGSADIATPMRCKGRSDEVSIQSAVHGDKLGENHVWLQTAGDSHVCTEGSQEAHIISSPVDQYGGSPTEWEHVLKENFFHPGK; encoded by the exons ATGCTGCCGTACTCCGGCGACCACCAGcgctctccgccgccgccgccgccgccgcgagcggtgttctcctcctccctctccccaTCCGCCGCGCCCTTCCCCGCCGCTGATCCGGTGGGCCCGGGCCCAGGCCCCGTCCGTGATCTCCCCACCGCACCGTCCGTCTACGCTGCGGGCGGGGACTGGGGCGCCGTGTCGTGGATGGAGCCTCCCGCGAGCTACATGGCCCCCGCCGCCACGCCGCCGGGTTATAAAG GCGAGTCCACTCCCTATGGCATATACTCAAGGAATCACTTCAGTAACTTATTGGGTCTACATTCTCTGAGATCAGAGAGCTCGAATTCAGTAAATGATAAGCAGACAGGAAACTGCCAAGAGAGTTCAGAGGCCCTCACTAAAGATTTTGGACCATCAGCATTTCATCAGCAGCAGAGTGCCTTTGTGAGTAAATTGCTTGATAATTCAGGTGCTGAAGACACAGGGCCTTATCCCCCACGACAAGATTTAAATCAGTATCCTTTTGGTTCTACGTATGACAAATACATCACACAGCTTTCGTCATGTTCAACAGATACACAACCTCACATCTTGTCTACACGATATGTCAATTCATCTGAAATGGCCAATACAACCGTTCCATTGATGAATGACACTATTGGGGAAAGTTCATTCTCCTTTTCGTCTTATATGAATCCTTGCAGAATCAATCTTGACTATTTTGATTGTGTGTGGAATGAACAAAAAGGTCTTGGATACCAAACTACTGATAAGCAGCATGGAAAATGGAGTAACCCTGATGACAAGGCAACAGTGGGTAACTATTCCCTCAATTCTCCTGGAGAGAACCACCTTAATCCTGAGCATTTAGGGAATGGGAGACCGATGCAGGGATCTTCTGAAATGAAACATGATTTGGGAAGTTTCAGTTCCAAGGTTTCTTCGTCTGAGTCTGGATTTGTTCAGCCTCGTGAATGTTCATCTGAGTTTCCTGAGGTCAATAACACCAGTGTTGATTCACCTTGTTGGAAGGGCACACCAGCCTCATACCAGTCTTCCTTTGGGATCATGGAAAATAATGGTGCTCCTCCTGTGGTGATAGGAACAGTAGGCTACATCAATCCACATCAAAACCAGAAGCTCCCTGAGTTGAGTTCTGAGTATCCATGGCGATTCTGTGAACACCATGAAGCATCGGGTTCTGAGAATGACCCTTTTAAGGCGTTCAAGTTGCCTGAAAGATGTAAAATCTCCAAAGATCATAAAGAAGTTCCGCCAAATGATTTCAGGGTTCTTAATGACATGACTACTCATGCTAGTTATTTGCCTGACAAACAGCATTCCACGACACATAAATGCTATGATTCTGAAGATTCTAAGAATGTGATAGCTTCAAGTCAACAGGAAAGTTCATGTCCTGCCAGCAAACCAAAACTTTTGGGTGAACATGGTGGCAGCCTTACAGCAAGCATAAATGAGCTAATGAGTAAAGGTGTGATAAATCCTATTGCTATTACTCCTAGTCCTAGAGTTCATACAGACCATTTAAGAACAGGAAGCCCACatggaaatattttttctgcagaTGTGGAGAAAGAAGAAAGCACTCACAAAAGAGGTGAAGACCCTTCTCAATGTTATCCAGGTGTTGAGGGGAATATGCTGAATGTGTCTTCTGAATCCAGCTCTAGCACTCGGGCAATATTTCTgaaactaatgcacaatctgtcAGTAGCGCTTCTATCGACATGCAAGGGTGGTTCTTCATTGCAGGAAGGTGAAGAGGAGCTTCTGCAATCAGTGATTCAAAATCTTACAGCTGCCAGTTCCAAAAGAAGCAAG GTTGAACAAAAAATTGATGATCGATTGAGCAACTCGAGTCAAATGaagttaaaaaatattaattgtgCGAGGAACGACTTTTGGAGGTCAATGCATGGAGATTCAGCACAGGAGAATGCTGATTCAGAATTGAAGGCCACTGTTTCACAG GTTCTTACTAATCACCTGGAGGATAAGATGCTTGACAACACTGAAGTTTCTCAGGTGTCAATCTATAGAAACTTGTGGATTGAAGCAGAAGCTTCGGCTTGTAAACTCAAATATGAGCTTCAACATGCTCGCCTGAAGCTTGAGACAGCAAAAGGTCTCAACAACACAGTAAAAG CCCCTGACTCATTGGAAGGCAGTAAAGGCTCTATCTCATACATGTCCAGTAGCAAACCACAGGACCATGGGAAAGAAACCATTACATGCACTGCGGCTTTTCAGGGCCAGGGAGGAGATACCAAGCAATCTCCTGTTGTAAATAGGAATATTTTCAATGGTGTTGATGCTGATGTGTTTGCCCGATTTAAGGTTTTGCAGTCCCGTACTGATAATGTAAACTCCTTCAGTGAGATTGACTGTGGGGAGCCGCAAGAAGCAAGCAAGAGACCATATGCAGTCGAAGATGATGTTATGGTGAGACTGAAAGTTTTGAAGTCTCGTCCTGACAATATAACCTCTTTGATTCAGGAAAGCAACAAACACCAGCTAGATGCAAGTGCAAACAGTGCAGATAATGTTGATGATGCTGTTATGGGTAGGCTGAGAATTTTGGAGTCCCATCCTAATAGTGCAGTCCTATTGGGTCAGGAAAGCAGCAAGCAACCACTGGATACGAGAACAAATAGAGAAGATGGGAATGGGATTGATGATGCTGTTATGGCTAGGCTAAGAATTTTGAAGTCTCGACCTGATAATGAAACCTCAGTGGGTGATGCCAACAAGGAGCAGCAAGGCACATTTAGTGATCAATCAAATGGGGATGACCTTGGTGTTGTGTGCAATGGAGCCATTAGCAACACCCTGAGTGAGAAGTGCTCTAACTTTATGCACTCCGATGATTTGGCAGATCGTTTGGGAGGAAAAGATTCAGTAGGTGGCCTGGAGACATTTGGTGATGGAGGAAATTGTGCTAGGGAGAAAAATGAGATAGGTGGTTCAGCAGATATTGCTACCCCCATGAGGTGCAAAGGTAGATCTGACGAAGTGAGCATCCAAAGCGCAGTACATGGTGATAAACTCGGTGAAAACCATGTATGGCTTCAAACTGCTGGGGACTCTCATGTTTGCACAGAAGGGTCTCAGGAAGCGCACATAATCTCCTCTCCAGTTGACCAGTATGGTGGTTCACCTACAGAGTGGGAGCATGTGCTGAAGGAGAATTTCTTCCATCCAGGCAAATAG
- the LOC8058812 gene encoding uncharacterized protein LOC8058812 isoform X2 has product MLPYSGDHQRSPPPPPPPRAVFSSSLSPSAAPFPAADPVGPGPGPVRDLPTAPSVYAAGGDWGAVSWMEPPASYMAPAATPPGYKGESTPYGIYSRNHFSNLLGLHSLRSESSNSVNDKQTGNCQESSEALTKDFGPSAFHQQQSAFVSKLLDNSGAEDTGPYPPRQDLNQYPFGSTYDKYITQLSSCSTDTQPHILSTRYVNSSEMANTTVPLMNDTIGESSFSFSSYMNPCRINLDYFDCVWNEQKGLGYQTTDKQHGKWSNPDDKATVGNYSLNSPGENHLNPEHLGNGRPMQGSSEMKHDLGSFSSKVSSSESGFVQPRECSSEFPEVNNTSVDSPCWKGTPASYQSSFGIMENNGAPPVVIGTVGYINPHQNQKLPELSSEYPWRFCEHHEASGSENDPFKAFKLPERCKISKDHKEVPPNDFRVLNDMTTHASYLPDKQHSTTHKCYDSEDSKNVIASSQQESSCPASKPKLLGEHGGSLTASINELMSKDVEKEESTHKRGEDPSQCYPGVEGNMLNVSSESSSSTRAIFLKLMHNLSVALLSTCKGGSSLQEGEEELLQSVIQNLTAASSKRSKVEQKIDDRLSNSSQMKLKNINCARNDFWRSMHGDSAQENADSELKATVSQVLTNHLEDKMLDNTEVSQVSIYRNLWIEAEASACKLKYELQHARLKLETAKGLNNTVKAPDSLEGSKGSISYMSSSKPQDHGKETITCTAAFQGQGGDTKQSPVVNRNIFNGVDADVFARFKVLQSRTDNVNSFSEIDCGEPQEASKRPYAVEDDVMVRLKVLKSRPDNITSLIQESNKHQLDASANSADNVDDAVMGRLRILESHPNSAVLLGQESSKQPLDTRTNREDGNGIDDAVMARLRILKSRPDNETSVGDANKEQQGTFSDQSNGDDLGVVCNGAISNTLSEKCSNFMHSDDLADRLGGKDSVGGLETFGDGGNCAREKNEIGGSADIATPMRCKGRSDEVSIQSAVHGDKLGENHVWLQTAGDSHVCTEGSQEAHIISSPVDQYGGSPTEWEHVLKENFFHPGK; this is encoded by the exons ATGCTGCCGTACTCCGGCGACCACCAGcgctctccgccgccgccgccgccgccgcgagcggtgttctcctcctccctctccccaTCCGCCGCGCCCTTCCCCGCCGCTGATCCGGTGGGCCCGGGCCCAGGCCCCGTCCGTGATCTCCCCACCGCACCGTCCGTCTACGCTGCGGGCGGGGACTGGGGCGCCGTGTCGTGGATGGAGCCTCCCGCGAGCTACATGGCCCCCGCCGCCACGCCGCCGGGTTATAAAG GCGAGTCCACTCCCTATGGCATATACTCAAGGAATCACTTCAGTAACTTATTGGGTCTACATTCTCTGAGATCAGAGAGCTCGAATTCAGTAAATGATAAGCAGACAGGAAACTGCCAAGAGAGTTCAGAGGCCCTCACTAAAGATTTTGGACCATCAGCATTTCATCAGCAGCAGAGTGCCTTTGTGAGTAAATTGCTTGATAATTCAGGTGCTGAAGACACAGGGCCTTATCCCCCACGACAAGATTTAAATCAGTATCCTTTTGGTTCTACGTATGACAAATACATCACACAGCTTTCGTCATGTTCAACAGATACACAACCTCACATCTTGTCTACACGATATGTCAATTCATCTGAAATGGCCAATACAACCGTTCCATTGATGAATGACACTATTGGGGAAAGTTCATTCTCCTTTTCGTCTTATATGAATCCTTGCAGAATCAATCTTGACTATTTTGATTGTGTGTGGAATGAACAAAAAGGTCTTGGATACCAAACTACTGATAAGCAGCATGGAAAATGGAGTAACCCTGATGACAAGGCAACAGTGGGTAACTATTCCCTCAATTCTCCTGGAGAGAACCACCTTAATCCTGAGCATTTAGGGAATGGGAGACCGATGCAGGGATCTTCTGAAATGAAACATGATTTGGGAAGTTTCAGTTCCAAGGTTTCTTCGTCTGAGTCTGGATTTGTTCAGCCTCGTGAATGTTCATCTGAGTTTCCTGAGGTCAATAACACCAGTGTTGATTCACCTTGTTGGAAGGGCACACCAGCCTCATACCAGTCTTCCTTTGGGATCATGGAAAATAATGGTGCTCCTCCTGTGGTGATAGGAACAGTAGGCTACATCAATCCACATCAAAACCAGAAGCTCCCTGAGTTGAGTTCTGAGTATCCATGGCGATTCTGTGAACACCATGAAGCATCGGGTTCTGAGAATGACCCTTTTAAGGCGTTCAAGTTGCCTGAAAGATGTAAAATCTCCAAAGATCATAAAGAAGTTCCGCCAAATGATTTCAGGGTTCTTAATGACATGACTACTCATGCTAGTTATTTGCCTGACAAACAGCATTCCACGACACATAAATGCTATGATTCTGAAGATTCTAAGAATGTGATAGCTTCAAGTCAACAGGAAAGTTCATGTCCTGCCAGCAAACCAAAACTTTTGGGTGAACATGGTGGCAGCCTTACAGCAAGCATAAATGAGCTAATGAGTAAAG aTGTGGAGAAAGAAGAAAGCACTCACAAAAGAGGTGAAGACCCTTCTCAATGTTATCCAGGTGTTGAGGGGAATATGCTGAATGTGTCTTCTGAATCCAGCTCTAGCACTCGGGCAATATTTCTgaaactaatgcacaatctgtcAGTAGCGCTTCTATCGACATGCAAGGGTGGTTCTTCATTGCAGGAAGGTGAAGAGGAGCTTCTGCAATCAGTGATTCAAAATCTTACAGCTGCCAGTTCCAAAAGAAGCAAG GTTGAACAAAAAATTGATGATCGATTGAGCAACTCGAGTCAAATGaagttaaaaaatattaattgtgCGAGGAACGACTTTTGGAGGTCAATGCATGGAGATTCAGCACAGGAGAATGCTGATTCAGAATTGAAGGCCACTGTTTCACAG GTTCTTACTAATCACCTGGAGGATAAGATGCTTGACAACACTGAAGTTTCTCAGGTGTCAATCTATAGAAACTTGTGGATTGAAGCAGAAGCTTCGGCTTGTAAACTCAAATATGAGCTTCAACATGCTCGCCTGAAGCTTGAGACAGCAAAAGGTCTCAACAACACAGTAAAAG CCCCTGACTCATTGGAAGGCAGTAAAGGCTCTATCTCATACATGTCCAGTAGCAAACCACAGGACCATGGGAAAGAAACCATTACATGCACTGCGGCTTTTCAGGGCCAGGGAGGAGATACCAAGCAATCTCCTGTTGTAAATAGGAATATTTTCAATGGTGTTGATGCTGATGTGTTTGCCCGATTTAAGGTTTTGCAGTCCCGTACTGATAATGTAAACTCCTTCAGTGAGATTGACTGTGGGGAGCCGCAAGAAGCAAGCAAGAGACCATATGCAGTCGAAGATGATGTTATGGTGAGACTGAAAGTTTTGAAGTCTCGTCCTGACAATATAACCTCTTTGATTCAGGAAAGCAACAAACACCAGCTAGATGCAAGTGCAAACAGTGCAGATAATGTTGATGATGCTGTTATGGGTAGGCTGAGAATTTTGGAGTCCCATCCTAATAGTGCAGTCCTATTGGGTCAGGAAAGCAGCAAGCAACCACTGGATACGAGAACAAATAGAGAAGATGGGAATGGGATTGATGATGCTGTTATGGCTAGGCTAAGAATTTTGAAGTCTCGACCTGATAATGAAACCTCAGTGGGTGATGCCAACAAGGAGCAGCAAGGCACATTTAGTGATCAATCAAATGGGGATGACCTTGGTGTTGTGTGCAATGGAGCCATTAGCAACACCCTGAGTGAGAAGTGCTCTAACTTTATGCACTCCGATGATTTGGCAGATCGTTTGGGAGGAAAAGATTCAGTAGGTGGCCTGGAGACATTTGGTGATGGAGGAAATTGTGCTAGGGAGAAAAATGAGATAGGTGGTTCAGCAGATATTGCTACCCCCATGAGGTGCAAAGGTAGATCTGACGAAGTGAGCATCCAAAGCGCAGTACATGGTGATAAACTCGGTGAAAACCATGTATGGCTTCAAACTGCTGGGGACTCTCATGTTTGCACAGAAGGGTCTCAGGAAGCGCACATAATCTCCTCTCCAGTTGACCAGTATGGTGGTTCACCTACAGAGTGGGAGCATGTGCTGAAGGAGAATTTCTTCCATCCAGGCAAATAG
- the LOC8062866 gene encoding putative B3 domain-containing protein Os10g0537100 produces the protein MEFTPAHARVVEDSERPRGGVAWVEKEHMFEKVVTPSDVGKLNRLVIPKQHAERYFPALDASAAAAAAAAGGGKGLVLSFEDRAGKAWRFRYSYWNSSQSYVMTKGWSRFVKEKRLGAGDTVLFARGAGGEGAPRGRFFIDFRRRRQDLAFLQPPLASAQRLLPLPSVPICPWQDYGASTPAPSRHVLFLRPQVPAAVVLTSMPVHVAASAVEATRSKRVRLFGVNLDCPPDAAEDGATVTRRTASTLLQLPSPSSSTSSSTAGKDACSLDLGL, from the coding sequence ATGGAGTTCACGCCCGCGCATGCCCGTGTCGTCGAGGATTCCGAGAGGCCTCGCGGCGGCGTGGCGTGGGTGGAGAAGGAGCACATGTTCGAGAAGGTGGTCACCCCGAGCGACGTGGGGAAGCTCAACCGCCTCGTCATCCCAAAGCAGCACGCGGAGCGCTACTTCCCCGCGCTCGACGCATCTGCGGCCGCCGCGGCAGCGGCCGCGGGCGGCGGGAAGGGGCTGGTGCTCAGCTTCGAGGACCGGGCGGGGAAGGCGTGGCGCTTCCGCTACTCGTACTGGAACAGCAGCCAGAGCTACGTGATGACCAAGGGATGGAGCCGGTTCGTGAAGGAGAAGCGCCTCGGCGCCGGGGACACGGTCTTGTTCGCGCGCGGCGCGGGCGGCGAGGGCGCCCCGCGCGGCCGCTTCTTCATCGatttccgccgccgccgacagGACCTCGCGTTCCTGCAGCCGCCGCTGGCGTCTGCGCAGCGCCTCCTGCCGCTCCCGTCGGTGCCCATCTGCCCGTGGCAGGACTACGGCGCCTCCACTCCGGCGCCCAGCCGGCACGTGCTGTTCCTGCGCCCGCAGGTGCCGGCCGCCGTTGTTCTTACATCGATGCCCGTGCACGTTGCTGCATCCGCGGTGGAGGCGACGAGGTCGAAGCGCGTCCGCCTGTTCGGGGTGAACCTCGACTGCCCGCCGGACGCTGCCGAAGACGGCGCCACAGTCACCCGGCGGACGGCGTCGACGCTTCTGCAATTGCCCTCGCCATCGTCGTCAACATCCTCCTCGACGGCAGGGAAGGATGCTTGCTCTTTGGATCTTGGACTGTGA